Below is a genomic region from Medicago truncatula cultivar Jemalong A17 chromosome 3, MtrunA17r5.0-ANR, whole genome shotgun sequence.
AGACGACAACAAATTGAAGACTCAAAACGACAACGAAAAAGACGAGGATAGTGAATTTGAGTTTGCGGTGGTTTCGAGGGATTCAACGAATTTCTCCGTGGTTTCCGCCGATGACATTTTCTACAACGGTCAGATCAAACCTTTGTATTATCCAGTTTTCGATCAAAATCTACTAAACGACGACGATGACGGTGTCGTTTCTTCCGTTTCGCCGGTTCCGAACGAAACAACAACACGACGTCGTTTACCGCTACGAACGCTGATGTTTGAAGAAAGCAGCGAAGCTACGGCATCGTGTTCATCTTCAACCGACGAGAGTATCGACCTAGAAGGCGTAGCGGAAGGGAGTTACTGCGTTTGGAACCCTAATTCGGTTGGAATTGAGCGAAAGAAGAGTAGTTCAGCAGGTTCAGGATCGAATCGGTGGAAGCTACGGAACTTGCTTTTGAGGAGTCATAGCGATGGGAAGGATAAACAACCGGTGATGTTTCAGATTCCGAAGACGACGGCGAGTAAAGTGTCGCCGGCGGTGGAGAATGACGGTGGAAAGAATCAGAGTAAGAGGAAGTCGTTTTTGCCTTACAAGCCTGAATTAGTTGGACTTTTCTCTAATGTTAACGGGCTTGGTCGGAATTTGAACCCGTTTTGATTTTCCGACCCGAATCAAACATTATCagtattattattctttttttattttatttaatcatagTCTATCCCTGTGTGTTTATGTAAGTTTAACTCTGTATGTTTGGTACTACGGTGAATTCATTAAAATTATAATGATTATGTCAAAATCACCGCTAATCCAAACATACATTTAGTCTATTTAATTTTTGGGGGCAATGTATCATATGAAATTGAAGAGGTTGAGAGGTAGTATTTATTCTTTTTCctgtaaattatttgaaatttttgagaTTTTGTTTTAGTTAGGTATAAAACTTCTATTATGTATGATGATTTGTTTATACAAGTTTCTGGTAGGTTTtgtttgtatttgaattttgaattaatgTGTTGGTGGATTGTTTCTACTATAAATTAAGATGACAAAGTATATGTTAGGTTGCTTTTAGGCTAAAATGTGTGTATATAATCTAATATAAAATAGTAGTgttgattaattaattgattatgtTCGAAAGGCAGCATCAGCTTGTGATTTGCAATTTTGGCGACTAATTAGGATAATGAAGAAAGATTAATGCGTGTACTAATTATGTAGCACCTTCATCTCTAACCCTTTGCACTGCAAATGTTATGTTAAATGTGTGCTAATTATGCAGCGCCTAAGTTTGACAGATTCATTTTTGCATTATCGTGTGGGTCTATCTTACGCGGTTAACCTCTTGGATTAGAAGATTATTATActaaagataaattaattagTCTTTGTAGATAAATCATCTTGGAATCGTGTACTGTTGGACAAATAAATAGATATCTTGTactactttattatttaattagcAGGCTGATGTATacttaatatgaataaaatgtatATAATTCATCTATGTAAAAGCTATTATAAAATCTCTAATTTGCATATAACAGTGTTGAATATAGATATGGAACGTGAGGGGTAGTGATAAAAAGATGTATTGAATTGTTGATTGTGGTGACATTTAAAAAGGTCTATAGTCCtatttcattactttttaattttttttaataattactttttaatttgtGATAATTGAATTTGTATTTGTAGAATTTAATCACATGGCACTATTATCATTTTAGATTCATATATCTTTAGCTGTAAAAGAAAAGACCTTTTATCTTTAAACTtttgttcaaaactcaaaacctCACAAATTTTCAACCTAGAAGAATTTAGGAAGTGCTTAGACGTTTAAACACACAAAGGCTGAAGAGTTGGTAGATACATTATTATTGAAGAAAATTACAAGATCTTAAAAAAGTGATATTTGTCTTTTATAGCAGTAGCaatattaatcattaaattCCACAGTTTTCACCAAAGAAAGAAGGATTAAAGGAAGATTTGGGGGAGCTTATCCCTTCTAGAAATCAAGTTGAACACTTTGGACTTGTCCTCTCGATTTGGACCCTCCACTAATATCATTACCTATATTCACACTCCTTTGAAATTTAAGTGTTAAAAATTTCAGGGAAAAACATCTCATTCCCACTTGTCTagactcttttttttatttttttttaagaaaataaagaaaaaagaaaagactcTAGAAAGCTGAAATTTCATTACTATATCTAgaagaaaaaatgtaaatattctACATCATGCTTAATTACGTACTTTTGGTAATCCTAATGACATACTGTAGGAAATAATTCACCCACACACACAATACCTTGGCAAACCTCGATGATATCATTTCAATAAAGTCTTCTATTGTAGATATTTCCAAATACATATGTGGAAATAATTTAAATGTTGAAGATAATAAAAATGTCTTTCATATGGAAATTTGGCAGTGCTCATGGGCGGAGCCACCACCCAGCTAGCTTGGGCACTAGCCTAAGCTCAGTTCCAATTTTCTTTGTAGCAAGCGTAGCCATTGCCAGAACTTTTAGCTTTTTCTGCGGATTTACCTGGgaatttttatgtaaattccgcaggaaacacatttcctgcagattttgcctaggatttcctgcagattttgcagaaaatgtgaaattattcgcaggaatgaagtactccctccgttcctttatAACTGTCACTTTTacagaatttttttgtttctaattaactgtcactttcaaagttcaatgtaacattaaatgttgtttttcctATAATGTCCTTAGTAATTTATtgcagagagagaaatataggaaatatgatattaaataattaaggatattaTAGGCAAAACATAagttattgcatcaaaagtagtgaaATACATTTagtgtcttggtttgtgtaaaaagtcaaaatatgacaattaaaaaggaacagagggaGTAACATTTTGCGATTATTTTTTTGCCCAGGCTCTATAAAATTTCTAACTCCGCCACTGGCAGTGCTAActtgaattttataatataggtaagttttttttttttaataaataatgtagATAAGCATGATTTAAAGTCTTGTAACCTTACTTGTTTGCAAAATCTAATTTTGGAAAGCGGATTTCATATTATTAGGAATTTACACAATGTTCATTTTAATCAGATGATTGATATTTTGAGATTAGATAATGAGAAGTTGGAATGTCaataattgtatatttattGATACATATTTAGTTAGATTATAGTCTGGAtttctatattttaatttcttaaactCTTCTAATATTTAGTTCAAACTAGTTGATTTAACTAACCATCGATTACGACCAAAATTCGTTCAATAACTACAAAAAATTTGGATCCCTAGTTTTGTATGAAGTTTTACTTGAGCATCAAATTTTCTTTAACAATGACGATGCTGTGATTTAGTTCTCCCAGTgacaaattaaacttttttttttatatagaatatTAGATATCAGCAGAGCAAGACTTTATCGTCCAAAACAAATCGAAGAAATAACTAAGCAATGTCGTTTGTTTGTTGTATCAATTCCCTCCAATTTTACCCAATTTATGGGGACACAAACATTGCATAATTTTCCGGTGGCCTGATTTGGACATGTTATGCGGTCTCATTGATTGTCCTATCCtttatgaattttttcatgTCAATCTTAATGCACAAAGCTTACAGCAGGGGCGTTGGAAAACGCATTAAagtgaaagtgaaaagaaaaaaaaaagttccatgAAATAGTGGcactttcttttactttttggTAGTAGATGCCGCTTAAGAAAATAGACACTAAACCCAAAGGAAAAGGGTTTTGTCTGAAAAAAATACTTGTGGCAATTTCTTAGTGCAAGATTTTCtttgtctttaatatttttgattatCATGATTATAtgaagttttttattatttagatTTAGATATATAGGTGAGTTTTGttcacataatcacttaataattttctgattttgATACCAAGCATCAACTTGCAACATGTTTGGGAGTGGGAACAGCCAAATTGTAACTACCCGGAAACAAGGTGACAAATTGTCAATATGTTTTGTCTTCGTTTTTTCCTAGGAAAGACCTACAATATCCACATGAGATGAGATAGAAGACTAATGGGAAATggagaaaaatataaagaagaaTAGGAAAATGCAAGGCAACAAACAAAGGTGGTTAAAAAAGACTAGTCAAccactaaaatcaaaattttcctGAATATATGTATTTTCCATGAGTAGATTGTGAGACTTGACGTATCTTCTAAATGGCCAAGTGCAATGTCATTTTCACATTTTAGTTTTACTTCCTTCATTAATTGTGGGATAAGGATATCAAGACACTGTGAGAAAGCACTCACATCTAGGTGCA
It encodes:
- the LOC11435651 gene encoding uncharacterized protein codes for the protein MIEVETMQPQQQRDQGEASFSASSHNNHVSPSPSFSSYSSETLAEIAARVIDELRWDPHSDEDALYQPWEDDNKLKTQNDNEKDEDSEFEFAVVSRDSTNFSVVSADDIFYNGQIKPLYYPVFDQNLLNDDDDGVVSSVSPVPNETTTRRRLPLRTLMFEESSEATASCSSSTDESIDLEGVAEGSYCVWNPNSVGIERKKSSSAGSGSNRWKLRNLLLRSHSDGKDKQPVMFQIPKTTASKVSPAVENDGGKNQSKRKSFLPYKPELVGLFSNVNGLGRNLNPF